From Candidatus Nitricoxidivorans perseverans, the proteins below share one genomic window:
- the ccmD gene encoding heme exporter protein CcmD: MTWESPAAFFAMGGHAFYVWGSFGACLLLMVVEPFAAGRRRKTILGSLRRERIAEQLDNQ, encoded by the coding sequence GTGACCTGGGAATCACCGGCGGCGTTCTTCGCCATGGGCGGCCATGCCTTCTACGTCTGGGGCAGCTTCGGCGCTTGCCTGCTTCTGATGGTTGTGGAACCATTCGCGGCCGGCCGGCGTCGAAAAACGATTCTCGGCAGCCTTCGCCGGGAACGCATCGCCGAACAACTGGACAACCAATGA